Proteins encoded in a region of the Paenibacillus pedocola genome:
- a CDS encoding glycosyltransferase family 4 protein encodes MLIIYIAGFVVCMGLALLLTPLVKKFAIKIGATDVPNARKVHTKIMPRLGGLGIFLAFVLGLLAVLPIIPYDFTPREANFIKALLCGGGLIVLIGGFDDRFELSAKVKLLGQIAAACIVVFGFGITVDFVNIPFNNTYSSLESWIAVPLTIFWIVGVTNAVNLIDGLDGLAAGVSGIAIATIAVMAFLMGNTMVALLCLLLLGSILGFLFFNFHPAKIFMGDTGSLFLGFCLALLALLGFKQIAVVSFITPLLIIGVPLSDTFFAIVRRKLQKKPIFAPDKGHLHHCLRELGFSHRQTVLIIYGIAAFFGVLAVIQTSASLYEANWVTFVVICVMLFFLQIGAEITGVISKTKRPLIDFLLRMRMKVSPERGSKS; translated from the coding sequence ATGTTAATTATATACATCGCCGGATTTGTTGTGTGCATGGGACTTGCGCTCCTGTTGACGCCACTGGTGAAGAAATTCGCTATTAAGATTGGTGCTACAGATGTGCCGAATGCCCGTAAGGTGCATACGAAGATAATGCCCCGCCTTGGTGGGCTAGGTATATTTCTGGCGTTTGTGTTAGGCCTGCTTGCCGTATTGCCAATTATTCCTTACGATTTTACTCCGCGGGAGGCTAACTTCATCAAAGCGCTGCTGTGCGGCGGCGGACTGATCGTTCTTATCGGGGGATTTGATGACCGGTTCGAGCTTTCAGCAAAAGTGAAGCTGCTGGGCCAAATTGCCGCAGCCTGCATCGTAGTTTTCGGGTTTGGCATTACTGTTGATTTCGTGAATATTCCTTTTAACAATACGTATTCCTCACTGGAGAGCTGGATCGCTGTTCCGCTGACGATCTTCTGGATTGTCGGTGTCACTAATGCCGTTAACCTGATCGACGGGTTGGACGGGCTTGCTGCCGGTGTATCCGGAATTGCAATTGCAACAATCGCTGTTATGGCATTTTTGATGGGCAATACGATGGTTGCACTCCTGTGCCTGCTGTTGCTTGGCAGTATACTGGGTTTTCTGTTCTTCAACTTTCACCCGGCAAAAATCTTCATGGGCGATACAGGCTCACTGTTCTTAGGCTTCTGTCTGGCACTCTTGGCGCTGCTAGGATTTAAACAAATTGCGGTCGTGTCCTTTATTACTCCACTCCTGATCATTGGAGTTCCTTTATCGGATACATTCTTCGCCATTGTCCGCCGCAAGCTGCAGAAGAAACCTATCTTTGCACCTGACAAAGGGCATCTGCATCACTGCCTGCGTGAACTTGGGTTCAGTCATCGTCAAACGGTTCTCATCATTTATGGCATTGCTGCTTTCTTCGGAGTACTGGCTGTTATTCAAACGTCCGCTTCACTCTATGAAGCGAACTGGGTAACCTTCGTAGTCATCTGCGTTATGCTGTTCTTCCTGCAGATTGGTGCTGAAATTACCGGCGTCATCAGTAAGACCAAACGGCCTTTAATTGACTTTCTGCTAAGAATGCGAATGAAGGTTAGTCCGGAGCGCGGATCCAAGTCATAA
- a CDS encoding WecB/TagA/CpsF family glycosyltransferase: MNVKADSVLPTVPIFGIRVSKVDMKATVSYLTEAVRNREPHQVITANPIMVMTALDNPAYMEIMKSAELVVPDGTGVVWAAEYCKEPVAERVAGFDLLHELLRQGEIYNWRVYLLGSAPDVIRETASRLQTQYPRIVISGYRDGYFGPEADEEIIADITRSQPDLLFVARGADSQEPWIAKYKSRLNIPVMMGVGGSFDVISGKSKRAPKAFQKLRAEWLYRLLKEPTRYKRMLALPKFAVKVVREKDKVTKVQ, translated from the coding sequence TTGAACGTGAAAGCAGATAGTGTTTTGCCCACTGTTCCAATTTTTGGTATAAGGGTATCCAAAGTCGACATGAAAGCTACGGTTTCCTATTTGACCGAGGCTGTACGTAACCGGGAGCCGCATCAGGTGATTACGGCCAATCCCATCATGGTTATGACTGCACTGGATAATCCGGCCTATATGGAGATTATGAAGTCAGCAGAACTGGTCGTCCCAGACGGAACGGGTGTTGTCTGGGCAGCGGAATATTGCAAAGAGCCTGTGGCTGAGCGTGTAGCAGGATTTGATCTTTTACATGAATTGCTGCGCCAAGGCGAAATCTATAACTGGAGGGTCTATCTTCTCGGTTCTGCACCGGATGTGATTCGCGAGACCGCTTCAAGGTTACAAACTCAATATCCGCGTATCGTAATATCCGGCTACCGGGATGGTTACTTTGGACCGGAAGCAGACGAGGAGATTATTGCGGATATTACCCGCTCTCAGCCAGACCTGCTTTTTGTCGCCAGAGGTGCAGACAGCCAGGAACCGTGGATAGCCAAGTACAAGTCCCGGCTGAATATTCCTGTGATGATGGGGGTGGGCGGGAGCTTTGATGTGATCTCAGGCAAAAGCAAACGGGCTCCTAAAGCTTTCCAGAAACTCCGGGCAGAGTGGTTATATCGGCTTCTCAAAGAGCCGACCCGATACAAAAGAATGCTTGCGCTGCCGAAATTCGCAGTAAAAGTGGTGCGTGAGAAAGATAAAGTGACAAAAGTTCAGTGA
- the csaB gene encoding polysaccharide pyruvyl transferase CsaB produces MVATAQKIIISGYYGFRNSGDEAVLQSILNALQKQSQAAGITIEPIVLSIDPEWTTATYGVKSVHRMKLGEVRRAISESDGLISGGGSLLQDVTSSKTIPYYLGIVKLAQWLGKPTFIYAQGIGPVNRKLFHPLIKSVFRKCVYVSVRDEKSRLLLESMGLDGSKIEVVPDPVMGLELPGAPGTLALDPQSPNHSASALNTVGVSVRYWEESRRELDAIAEGLVQACAEAPLHLRFLPFHHPLDNEASRYVIQKLEKKIAALGGAVSLCEDALHPQQMLREVAECDALIGMRLHSLIYAAGRRVPLMGISYDPKIDHFLERIRCTPVGSTQTLEGSMVAAEILHLLEKQEAWKREREPLIAALVEAAEAPARQITEYFRRKG; encoded by the coding sequence ATGGTCGCCACTGCTCAGAAAATAATCATATCCGGCTACTACGGTTTCCGTAACAGCGGGGACGAGGCGGTACTGCAGTCTATTCTAAACGCCTTGCAGAAGCAGTCTCAGGCTGCCGGCATCACTATTGAACCTATTGTGTTATCCATAGATCCGGAATGGACGACCGCCACGTATGGGGTGAAATCTGTCCACCGGATGAAGCTGGGCGAGGTCCGGCGTGCTATATCGGAAAGTGACGGACTGATCAGCGGAGGAGGTAGTCTGCTGCAGGATGTAACAAGCAGCAAAACCATTCCTTATTACCTGGGCATAGTCAAACTGGCCCAGTGGCTGGGTAAGCCGACCTTTATTTATGCCCAAGGCATCGGCCCGGTGAACCGGAAGCTGTTCCATCCTTTGATCAAATCCGTATTCCGCAAATGTGTCTATGTGTCTGTACGGGACGAGAAGTCCCGTCTGCTGCTGGAAAGTATGGGACTTGACGGGAGTAAGATTGAGGTTGTTCCCGACCCTGTTATGGGTCTGGAGCTTCCAGGGGCACCCGGGACGCTAGCCCTGGATCCTCAATCTCCTAATCACTCAGCTTCTGCACTGAATACTGTAGGCGTATCAGTGCGGTATTGGGAGGAATCGCGGCGGGAGCTGGATGCGATCGCTGAAGGGCTGGTTCAAGCCTGTGCCGAAGCGCCGCTTCACTTGCGGTTCCTGCCTTTTCACCATCCGCTAGACAATGAAGCCTCAAGATATGTGATACAGAAGCTGGAGAAGAAGATAGCAGCGCTTGGAGGAGCAGTTAGTCTGTGTGAGGATGCGCTTCATCCCCAGCAGATGCTGCGTGAGGTTGCGGAGTGTGACGCTCTGATCGGTATGCGCCTGCACAGCCTGATCTACGCTGCCGGCAGACGTGTGCCTCTAATGGGTATCTCCTACGACCCCAAGATTGACCATTTCCTGGAGCGAATCCGCTGCACGCCGGTAGGATCGACCCAAACACTGGAAGGCAGCATGGTTGCGGCTGAAATTCTGCATCTTTTAGAAAAACAAGAAGCATGGAAACGGGAGCGGGAGCCGTTAATCGCAGCCTTAGTTGAAGCAGCCGAGGCTCCGGCCCGGCAGATTACCGAATATTTCCGCCGTAAAGGATGA
- a CDS encoding phospho-sugar mutase — protein MTQLSPKAEETLSRWLQDPSVDENTKAELNLLVNEPQELEERFYRDLEFGTGGLRGVIGAGSNRINRYTVGRATQGFANYILEQHTGEGRPSVVIAHDSRRFSPEFTLEAALVLAGNGIEAHLFPSLRSTPQLSFTVRHLKATGGVVITASHNPPEYNGYKVYNSEGGQLVPHEAEKVISYILEVDSFNGVKRISREEAESQGLLHWLGEQEDEAFTDTVAAVSVAREQITSTLGRDFKIVYTPLHGTGNLPVRSVLKKIGFTEVHVVPEQEQPDSEFSTVKSPNPEEREAFTLAIKLGEELGADLLIGTDPDADRMGAVVRDNEGKFVVLSGNQSGALMIHYYLSRLQEQGKLPNNGAVVKTIVTSEMGAAVASHYGATVFNTLTGFKYIGEKMTQFEQSGEYTYLFGYEESYGYLAGNYARDKDAVLASMLIAEAGAYYKAQGKTLYDVLQELYEQFGYFLESLESRTLKGKDGVAQIQEIMNDWRTSPPQEIAGASVTEVLDYSLGLNGLPKENVLKYLLSDGSWFCLRPSGTEPKIKVYFAVRGESLQNAKDKVAALTQQVMSRVDGK, from the coding sequence ATGACTCAATTAAGCCCGAAAGCCGAAGAAACTTTATCACGCTGGCTGCAGGACCCTTCTGTGGACGAGAACACCAAGGCAGAACTGAACCTTCTTGTGAATGAGCCGCAAGAGCTGGAAGAGCGCTTCTACAGGGATTTGGAATTTGGTACAGGCGGTTTGCGCGGTGTGATTGGTGCCGGCAGCAACCGGATTAACCGTTACACTGTAGGCAGAGCTACTCAAGGGTTCGCTAATTATATTCTGGAACAGCATACCGGGGAAGGCAGACCTTCCGTCGTAATCGCTCATGATTCCCGCCGTTTCTCCCCGGAATTCACTTTGGAGGCTGCACTCGTACTGGCTGGTAACGGTATTGAAGCGCATCTGTTCCCTTCGCTGCGGTCCACACCACAGCTGAGCTTCACTGTACGCCATTTGAAGGCTACTGGGGGCGTAGTGATTACAGCCAGCCATAACCCTCCGGAGTACAACGGCTATAAAGTGTACAATTCCGAAGGCGGACAGCTGGTTCCGCATGAAGCGGAAAAGGTGATTTCCTACATATTGGAGGTTGATTCCTTCAATGGTGTAAAACGTATTTCCCGTGAAGAAGCCGAGAGCCAAGGCTTGCTGCATTGGCTGGGAGAGCAGGAGGATGAGGCCTTCACAGATACGGTGGCGGCTGTCAGTGTTGCCCGTGAGCAAATCACTTCTACGCTTGGCCGTGATTTCAAAATTGTCTACACTCCGCTGCATGGAACAGGGAATCTGCCGGTCCGCAGCGTTTTGAAGAAGATCGGATTTACCGAGGTTCATGTTGTACCGGAGCAGGAGCAGCCGGATTCTGAGTTTTCTACCGTGAAGTCTCCGAATCCAGAAGAACGCGAAGCGTTCACCCTTGCGATTAAGCTGGGTGAGGAGCTGGGCGCTGATCTGCTGATCGGTACCGATCCGGACGCTGACCGTATGGGAGCAGTTGTGCGCGACAATGAAGGTAAATTCGTGGTTTTGTCCGGTAACCAGTCCGGTGCACTGATGATCCATTACTATCTGAGCCGTCTACAGGAACAAGGTAAGCTGCCAAACAACGGTGCAGTGGTTAAGACCATTGTTACCAGCGAAATGGGGGCAGCCGTAGCTTCCCATTATGGCGCTACTGTATTTAATACACTGACCGGATTCAAATATATCGGGGAGAAAATGACCCAATTCGAGCAGTCCGGGGAGTATACGTACCTCTTTGGATATGAAGAGAGCTACGGTTATCTTGCCGGCAACTATGCCCGCGACAAGGATGCCGTGCTTGCCTCCATGCTCATTGCGGAAGCGGGTGCCTATTACAAGGCGCAGGGCAAGACGCTGTATGATGTCCTTCAAGAGCTATATGAGCAGTTTGGCTACTTCCTGGAAAGCCTGGAGTCCCGCACACTCAAGGGCAAAGACGGTGTAGCGCAAATTCAAGAAATTATGAATGACTGGCGCACTAGCCCGCCACAGGAAATTGCCGGTGCCTCTGTAACCGAGGTCCTTGATTACTCACTCGGCCTGAATGGCCTGCCGAAGGAAAATGTACTGAAGTACCTGCTGTCTGACGGATCCTGGTTCTGCCTGCGCCCATCCGGCACAGAGCCGAAAATCAAAGTGTATTTTGCCGTTCGCGGTGAATCGCTCCAGAATGCAAAAGACAAGGTAGCTGCGCTGACACAACAGGTTATGTCCCGCGTGGACGGGAAATAA
- a CDS encoding DUF5693 family protein: MQQKWQRWNIASRKWLWILVVIGVLAALPVVYDRLQTEKSSKTVEFVFDYRDLVEVASYRVNPKDYISEQLDRLKDAGVQSMAIYESTLEDYRKTRRLMLWGAADIANLTDTVIPENENYTYVLFTSTENSSVLAPIIQEAFNRLDIATENWSFRGQQGLIIKTPLEDATLKPLQPDPFNLEMLHEKGFNIVPRLVDSLTYNQEAVTKLLDRYQELGVKRILFEGESVKGFNDDASESSLSAFADLLKERGMGIAAIENIKVQQKGFNRLAYLLDYNVTRLYSLSEGDSGLSPEVIADRFALATKDRNIRMIYLNTIPSRDTSKAQVTDTLDNLVTSLSGPDGAVKKIEDNGFTLGQATAFEVVDSSYQRYFKLGAVIGAVSMVALLVSYFIPLLTLAAWALGLVGSAGLMLLKPELFEQALALAVAISAPTVATVLAVRKINEQGPPLRKSTLTYVVMSPGRRLAHSLVLYIKTALISLSAVPFVIALLNNITYSLVLNQFRGVSLLHLAPIALTGLYVLLYRGEFAFNKTGNLLRTPITLAWVIAAGVLGVMGMYYLSRTGNGGSVSSLEMSFRTFLENTVGVRPRNKEFLLAHPLFILGAFMAYKYRNAAFIMIVAVIGQLSMVDTFAHIHTPALISVIRGGLGLGLGLIIGLIAALVWQIAEGCWKRWSPLLRK, from the coding sequence GTGCAGCAGAAATGGCAACGATGGAATATAGCTTCGCGCAAGTGGTTATGGATACTCGTGGTGATTGGTGTTTTGGCCGCTCTCCCGGTTGTATACGACCGCCTGCAGACGGAGAAGTCTTCCAAGACGGTTGAATTTGTATTTGATTATCGTGATCTCGTAGAGGTAGCCAGCTACCGCGTAAATCCTAAGGACTATATATCTGAGCAGCTTGACCGCTTGAAGGATGCCGGTGTGCAGAGTATGGCCATTTATGAGAGTACGCTTGAGGATTACCGCAAAACCCGCCGCCTGATGTTATGGGGCGCGGCTGACATTGCAAATTTGACAGACACGGTGATTCCGGAAAATGAGAACTATACATACGTCCTCTTTACGAGCACGGAGAATAGTTCGGTGCTCGCGCCGATCATACAGGAAGCCTTCAATCGCCTTGATATCGCAACTGAAAACTGGAGCTTCCGCGGACAGCAGGGGCTTATCATCAAAACTCCGCTGGAGGACGCAACACTGAAGCCGCTGCAGCCGGACCCGTTTAATCTGGAAATGCTGCATGAGAAAGGCTTTAATATTGTGCCCCGACTGGTTGATTCTTTAACATACAACCAGGAGGCTGTTACGAAGCTGCTGGATCGTTATCAGGAGCTTGGAGTTAAACGGATTCTTTTTGAAGGGGAATCGGTTAAGGGATTTAATGATGATGCTTCCGAAAGCAGCCTCTCTGCATTCGCAGATCTTCTTAAGGAACGCGGAATGGGAATTGCTGCAATTGAGAACATTAAAGTACAGCAAAAAGGATTTAATAGACTGGCTTATCTGCTCGATTATAATGTGACCCGGCTGTATTCTCTCAGCGAAGGTGATTCCGGACTATCTCCGGAAGTAATCGCTGACCGCTTTGCGCTGGCCACTAAGGACCGTAATATCCGGATGATCTATCTCAATACCATTCCATCACGGGATACCTCCAAGGCTCAGGTTACCGACACCTTGGACAACCTGGTAACCAGCCTTAGCGGCCCGGATGGGGCAGTGAAGAAAATCGAAGATAACGGCTTTACTCTGGGTCAGGCTACGGCTTTTGAAGTTGTCGATTCCTCTTATCAGCGTTACTTTAAGCTGGGAGCTGTGATTGGCGCCGTATCCATGGTTGCCCTTCTTGTCTCCTACTTCATTCCTTTGCTCACCCTTGCGGCTTGGGCACTGGGTCTGGTTGGAAGCGCAGGGCTGATGCTGCTGAAGCCGGAGCTCTTTGAACAGGCGCTGGCACTTGCCGTGGCGATCAGTGCCCCAACGGTTGCAACGGTGCTGGCCGTCCGCAAAATCAATGAACAAGGCCCGCCGCTGCGGAAGAGTACACTAACTTATGTGGTTATGAGCCCGGGGCGCCGATTGGCGCATAGTCTGGTGCTTTATATAAAGACTGCTCTTATCTCGCTGAGTGCCGTACCTTTTGTCATCGCACTGCTAAACAATATTACCTACAGTCTGGTGCTCAATCAGTTCCGCGGCGTCAGCCTGCTGCATTTGGCTCCAATTGCCCTGACCGGGCTTTATGTACTCTTATATCGCGGAGAGTTTGCGTTTAACAAAACAGGCAACCTCCTGCGTACCCCAATTACGCTTGCCTGGGTCATTGCAGCCGGTGTTCTTGGCGTGATGGGAATGTATTACTTAAGCCGTACCGGCAACGGCGGCAGTGTAAGCTCGCTTGAAATGTCGTTCCGTACCTTCCTGGAGAATACAGTCGGCGTGCGGCCTCGGAATAAGGAATTCCTGCTTGCCCACCCGCTGTTTATTCTGGGAGCCTTTATGGCCTATAAGTACCGGAACGCTGCCTTTATCATGATTGTCGCGGTGATTGGCCAGCTATCGATGGTCGATACTTTCGCCCATATTCATACTCCGGCATTAATCTCAGTCATCCGCGGAGGGCTTGGCTTGGGACTTGGCTTAATCATTGGTCTTATCGCCGCCTTAGTATGGCAGATTGCGGAAGGGTGTTGGAAACGATGGTCGCCACTGCTCAGAAAATAA
- a CDS encoding S-layer homology domain-containing protein yields MLRFKRAFVWLLLAALIVSMFPGKYTPQAAAATTTYFSPDDLTLRNTASLDQTAVTGATAITRNTVYKTSAPNFSITGTYAQVTASTMKVTVQQMTQSGGKWVTDDTHTTTGAVTTDIVNPDNRFIASGLTLFAGYNKVTFSGMQGSLQRSESFYVLYDKVPYISSLQVLGGGPTAINLNEGTKVVVPNQQITLQGNVTNATKVGVSLNGGSSLQTSLLEDGTFFTPALTLKSGENTLDIVVQNAADSISIKRSVYYFDTNKPFTDLQITHGDSTLTTPVYKAYSILDNIPTLTAKDTTAKIMGQVLLPYNASTKSFEADHEVKINDVVVPIDVLESYTINSDGTFSTTPGTTAQKEIIIPAPDGVTPQYRLITFQTTNPFALTAGTSNVIVGIKYGTYTTSVKETYKFLAGENVITDMYYLSGYKEVSTGRIDAKTLSKLPLNGAEVETPDFFIMVKSSTAPSTLLGSYLPLGASLKLELQTNLDNLGSNEAVYKVVGFSNGQQKVKFQFSGSQSFYNADIAYVSKNYIYVANLNDGQTYTFSSASAANTMLVSGEYIGFENISNAQFFVNGTSNDKLNPALQPTDKFNPTTDPKFSFVLNISASGPLVYGENKIVFTGTSMDNVGNKREIRKELKIYIVDTNVSNLSQFHPKLPKGRAALSHTNIKDYTDKELNDILGLTSEFIYKDEKYVTSQTSYDLVLRGGAANKLNLYQGSELFLSLDNTILGTTSAKAGPTQFTYRGKTYYYDFVGSSTDFILRIMDIPAETAGSIVYNLELINETGARTNQRLEVEREVSPYRILSPVETVGKQIVVNKNFVRFDIEAEGATKVLIDKYEAVPRTDLPNRFTLDYVGLKPDKATTIKIQIVRASATINDTITVYYASAVQVDTQFMAEKVAAKYSVFNKGLELSFPKGTLMKGNTSSGAAKYYPDTKLLFGIADPVDGVVERKNDYGNTINVDADARTPGGQSTLLIPSDLVLRFNSTVETNNFSRVSDIYWISGGLGEKGTKGTALYKPATNGIAPYSVEGNFTQIEAERKIVPSQRGKLTLTFSPNIVDEVGSTITVYRYTDSGQWENIGGEVDTKKHTITVAFDQFGYYTVMKLRRGYTDITNHPWARNILNGLYSKGIMKNLRFDQFGADDTTTRGEFATLLVKGLNIPLSYNNSQQTFFDIVPEAVSTTWDFKHIETAARAGIITGLSDGFFGPDQPLTREQAAVMIARALKLKMALNDDKLLTTLTKSFVDSGSMDFYSRPAIDAVSKAKIMTGSAVTITGQTKPVYNFNPKGKLTRAEAGKIAVSLLQKSTSIFPKTFN; encoded by the coding sequence ATGTTACGCTTTAAGAGAGCATTCGTTTGGCTGCTGCTGGCGGCTCTGATCGTTTCCATGTTTCCTGGTAAATACACGCCGCAAGCAGCGGCAGCAACCACGACCTACTTCAGTCCGGATGATCTCACGCTGCGGAATACAGCAAGTCTTGACCAAACAGCGGTCACTGGTGCAACAGCAATCACAAGAAATACTGTATATAAGACAAGTGCTCCCAACTTCTCCATAACGGGTACCTATGCACAGGTAACTGCTTCCACTATGAAGGTCACTGTGCAACAGATGACGCAGAGTGGGGGGAAATGGGTTACAGATGATACCCATACTACTACTGGAGCGGTAACTACGGACATAGTAAACCCGGATAACCGGTTTATTGCAAGTGGCCTAACCCTCTTTGCAGGATATAATAAAGTTACTTTCTCAGGGATGCAAGGCTCCTTACAACGCTCCGAATCGTTTTATGTACTTTACGACAAGGTCCCTTACATTTCGTCTCTTCAAGTACTTGGTGGTGGACCCACTGCCATTAATTTAAATGAAGGTACAAAGGTTGTTGTACCTAACCAGCAGATCACGCTCCAAGGTAATGTTACGAATGCTACCAAGGTAGGCGTGTCCCTTAACGGCGGCTCTTCACTACAAACCTCGCTTCTTGAGGATGGAACCTTTTTCACACCGGCTCTAACTTTGAAGTCTGGGGAAAATACGCTGGACATTGTAGTGCAGAATGCAGCCGACTCCATTTCAATCAAACGTTCGGTGTATTACTTTGACACCAACAAGCCATTTACCGATCTGCAAATTACCCACGGTGATTCAACGCTGACAACACCCGTATACAAAGCTTATAGTATTTTGGATAATATCCCTACCCTAACAGCTAAAGATACCACAGCCAAGATTATGGGACAGGTACTATTGCCTTATAACGCCAGCACCAAGTCATTTGAAGCGGATCATGAAGTTAAAATTAACGATGTGGTCGTTCCAATCGATGTACTGGAGTCCTATACGATTAACTCAGACGGTACATTTAGTACAACGCCCGGTACAACCGCACAAAAAGAAATCATCATCCCGGCTCCGGATGGCGTAACGCCCCAATATCGCCTAATCACATTCCAGACTACCAATCCATTCGCGCTTACTGCGGGGACTTCCAATGTAATCGTCGGTATTAAATACGGGACTTATACAACATCGGTCAAAGAAACCTATAAGTTCTTGGCGGGTGAAAACGTCATTACGGATATGTACTACCTTTCAGGTTATAAAGAAGTTTCTACAGGTAGAATTGACGCTAAAACATTATCTAAGCTTCCTTTAAACGGTGCTGAAGTTGAAACGCCTGACTTTTTCATTATGGTGAAATCAAGCACGGCACCCTCAACTTTATTGGGTTCTTACCTCCCTTTGGGTGCATCGCTGAAGCTAGAGCTACAAACTAACCTTGACAACCTCGGTTCCAATGAGGCTGTCTATAAAGTTGTTGGCTTCTCCAACGGACAACAGAAGGTGAAATTTCAATTTTCAGGCTCACAATCCTTCTATAATGCAGACATTGCTTATGTCTCTAAGAACTATATTTATGTAGCTAACTTAAATGATGGCCAGACCTACACATTTAGTTCAGCTAGTGCTGCAAATACTATGTTAGTATCAGGTGAATATATCGGGTTCGAGAATATCAGCAATGCCCAATTTTTCGTTAACGGAACTTCAAATGATAAACTGAATCCAGCACTACAGCCTACTGATAAATTTAATCCGACGACTGACCCGAAATTCTCATTTGTATTGAATATTTCTGCTTCGGGCCCCCTCGTATATGGAGAGAATAAAATTGTATTCACCGGGACCTCCATGGACAATGTGGGTAACAAGAGGGAAATACGCAAGGAACTGAAAATCTATATTGTAGATACCAATGTATCCAACCTGTCACAATTCCATCCCAAGCTGCCTAAAGGCAGAGCTGCGCTTAGCCATACGAATATTAAGGACTATACGGATAAAGAGCTTAACGATATCCTTGGATTGACTTCTGAGTTCATCTATAAGGACGAAAAGTATGTCACCAGCCAAACCAGCTACGATTTGGTACTCAGAGGGGGAGCAGCGAATAAGCTTAACCTGTACCAAGGGTCTGAACTGTTCCTTTCCCTGGATAATACGATTCTGGGTACAACCTCTGCCAAAGCAGGGCCAACGCAGTTCACTTACAGAGGAAAGACCTACTACTATGATTTTGTGGGCAGCAGCACAGATTTCATTCTGCGGATCATGGATATTCCGGCGGAAACCGCGGGAAGTATTGTATACAATCTGGAATTAATCAATGAAACCGGTGCTCGCACGAATCAACGTTTGGAGGTAGAGCGTGAAGTCTCTCCATACCGCATCTTATCTCCAGTAGAAACGGTTGGGAAACAGATTGTTGTCAATAAGAACTTTGTCCGTTTTGATATTGAAGCTGAAGGGGCAACAAAGGTTTTAATTGATAAGTATGAAGCTGTGCCACGTACAGATTTGCCGAACAGATTTACGCTGGATTATGTAGGTTTGAAACCAGATAAAGCAACTACAATAAAAATCCAGATTGTTCGTGCTTCGGCAACCATAAATGATACAATCACCGTCTATTACGCAAGTGCCGTTCAAGTGGACACGCAATTCATGGCTGAAAAGGTTGCGGCTAAATATAGTGTGTTTAACAAAGGACTCGAGCTTTCGTTTCCAAAGGGTACTCTAATGAAAGGCAACACTAGTTCCGGCGCGGCAAAGTACTATCCTGATACCAAGCTGCTATTCGGGATTGCAGATCCGGTAGATGGTGTTGTTGAACGTAAAAACGATTATGGCAACACGATCAACGTAGATGCAGATGCCCGCACACCAGGAGGTCAAAGCACATTGCTAATTCCTTCTGATTTGGTATTGCGGTTTAACTCTACAGTAGAAACCAATAACTTCTCACGTGTATCCGACATTTACTGGATCAGCGGGGGTCTTGGGGAAAAAGGAACTAAGGGCACTGCACTTTATAAACCGGCTACGAATGGTATTGCACCATACTCGGTAGAAGGTAATTTCACACAAATTGAAGCCGAACGCAAAATTGTTCCTTCACAGCGTGGAAAACTGACCCTTACGTTTAGTCCCAATATTGTGGATGAAGTTGGATCAACGATAACAGTGTACCGGTATACGGACTCAGGACAATGGGAGAACATTGGCGGCGAGGTCGATACGAAGAAACATACTATTACTGTAGCTTTTGATCAATTTGGGTATTACACAGTAATGAAGCTCCGCCGTGGATATACAGACATCACGAATCACCCATGGGCAAGAAATATCCTTAACGGATTGTACTCCAAGGGAATTATGAAAAATCTTAGGTTCGATCAATTTGGAGCCGATGATACGACTACACGTGGTGAATTTGCTACTCTGCTGGTAAAAGGGCTGAATATCCCTTTAAGCTACAATAATAGTCAGCAAACCTTCTTTGATATTGTGCCGGAGGCAGTTTCGACAACATGGGACTTCAAACATATTGAGACCGCTGCAAGAGCAGGTATCATAACAGGCTTAAGCGATGGGTTCTTCGGCCCGGATCAGCCGTTAACAAGAGAACAGGCGGCCGTGATGATTGCAAGAGCCCTGAAGCTTAAAATGGCGCTCAACGATGACAAGCTTCTGACCACTCTTACCAAGTCGTTTGTGGATTCGGGAAGTATGGACTTTTACTCCAGACCAGCCATAGATGCAGTGTCTAAAGCCAAAATCATGACAGGCAGTGCAGTGACAATTACGGGCCAAACTAAACCGGTATATAATTTCAATCCGAAGGGCAAGCTGACTAGAGCGGAAGCCGGAAAGATTGCTGTGTCACTCTTGCAAAAGAGTACGAGCATCTTCCCGAAAACCTTCAATTAA